A section of the Nitrospira sp. genome encodes:
- a CDS encoding OmpA family protein encodes MQKTPTATVGAGPVAPTIVGPEKDMKDVYILSGLVGFLAVVVAAFWYYSQADEAAHSNRSAEPFNSAQVSQVLKDSTEPLPVAVSLPATRVESVPLASRSTDILHDDISFEVGRKGLTDDGKAALQRHAEFLKNEPDWGVLVQGYTDQQGSMSFNKILGLKRAETVKQQLIALGVPEAAIRTVSLGEEGALCIDKSDVCRRMNRRVHLEMRKIGLEHMVSAPLATEAVTDSLADNLDRSTETGIADSTSDIPSTAESDAATTIDSSTGN; translated from the coding sequence ATGCAGAAAACCCCCACAGCCACCGTCGGCGCAGGACCAGTCGCCCCAACCATTGTCGGACCGGAGAAGGACATGAAGGATGTCTACATCCTCAGCGGATTGGTCGGATTCCTGGCCGTCGTCGTCGCCGCCTTTTGGTACTACTCTCAAGCCGACGAGGCGGCTCATAGCAACCGCTCAGCCGAGCCATTCAACAGCGCACAAGTGTCCCAGGTCCTCAAAGACTCGACCGAACCGCTGCCGGTCGCAGTGTCCCTCCCGGCTACCCGGGTCGAGTCGGTCCCCCTGGCCAGCCGGAGCACGGACATCCTCCACGACGACATCTCATTTGAAGTCGGCCGTAAGGGGTTAACCGACGACGGCAAGGCCGCATTGCAACGCCATGCTGAGTTTCTGAAGAACGAGCCGGACTGGGGTGTGTTGGTCCAAGGGTATACCGATCAACAGGGCTCGATGAGCTTTAACAAGATTCTCGGGCTGAAGCGCGCTGAGACCGTGAAACAACAACTGATCGCGCTGGGCGTACCAGAAGCGGCGATTCGCACCGTCAGCCTGGGTGAGGAAGGTGCCTTGTGCATCGACAAAAGCGATGTCTGCCGCCGGATGAACCGGCGGGTGCACCTGGAGATGCGAAAGATCGGCCTGGAACACATGGTAAGCGCGCCCCTTGCTACGGAAGCCGTCACTGATTCCCTCGCCGACAACCTCGACCGCTCAACCGAGACGGGAATAGCGGATTCAACCAGCGACATTCCGTCCACTGCCGAATCCGACGCCGCAACGACCATCGACTCGAGCACCGGCAACTAA